One window from the genome of Pseudomonas frederiksbergensis encodes:
- a CDS encoding AlpA family phage regulatory protein — protein sequence MNAVISDRFLSMSDVAAILGVSKRTVERMEKRGTLPAKAKLSHKTVGWRSSRIQEFLSTL from the coding sequence ATGAATGCAGTGATTTCTGATCGTTTTTTGAGCATGAGTGACGTAGCAGCTATTCTCGGGGTATCCAAGAGGACCGTTGAGAGAATGGAAAAGCGAGGGACGCTTCCGGCGAAGGCAAAGCTGAGTCATAAGACAGTGGGATGGCGCTCTAGCAGAATTCAGGAGTTTTTAAGCACCCTGTAA
- a CDS encoding integrase, whose amino-acid sequence MAGNTQDKRVNDQRLRGLRDGGTLTESMSGRGTGSILFKKIGSVTTAYYRWNLNKKPGQLSIGQYKSTPSSSGMMLSEIREKARELVDILLSYGCPKDYFTRQDAEARSQVEAEAKAADEMAKLGSFKDLLDSYSADLAARERVKAPQIARMFTMHVIEPFPELARKPAREITDADIFEILSRLKSAKPRSRGKGNTTPAPATSMRSTTDTLHTYLSAAFKRAKKTKRNLERPNPDAKNFGLTHNPAEDVGALENVYTGDTESLQQPELMELLLHLDMLPEHQRAIALAPIYLGGQRLKMLLDLRWEHVDEQGMFVFDKKGNRTEPHPHFLPFTPRILEIMAPLLETRFSDLGPFALSQKLVGTSYASKFYSGAGTTLSEAGKTRYFSWKEVRATAESVLAGLGVAKETRAHLLSHGRTDVQDKHYDRNVYLREKIDALEAWCQFLDNVKKGVFRTDIKIVRLSEIRPSQPKPAK is encoded by the coding sequence ATGGCCGGAAACACACAAGACAAACGGGTAAACGATCAGCGCCTGCGGGGGCTTCGGGACGGCGGAACGCTGACTGAGAGTATGTCCGGTCGAGGGACTGGAAGCATCCTGTTCAAGAAAATCGGATCGGTCACGACCGCGTATTACCGCTGGAATCTCAACAAGAAACCTGGACAGCTCAGCATCGGTCAGTACAAGTCCACACCCTCGTCATCAGGAATGATGCTCTCTGAGATCAGAGAAAAGGCACGAGAGCTTGTAGACATACTGCTCAGCTACGGCTGCCCAAAAGACTACTTCACACGCCAGGATGCTGAAGCTCGATCTCAAGTCGAAGCGGAAGCTAAAGCTGCTGATGAGATGGCAAAGCTTGGATCGTTCAAAGATCTATTAGACAGCTACTCTGCTGATCTTGCCGCACGAGAGAGGGTGAAAGCGCCGCAGATCGCACGCATGTTCACTATGCACGTCATCGAGCCTTTTCCTGAGCTTGCTCGCAAGCCCGCACGTGAAATCACAGACGCAGACATCTTCGAGATTTTGAGTAGACTGAAATCAGCAAAACCTCGAAGTCGAGGGAAAGGCAACACGACACCCGCACCAGCGACAAGCATGCGCTCGACAACTGACACGCTTCATACGTATTTGAGCGCCGCATTCAAGAGAGCTAAGAAAACGAAGCGGAATCTTGAGCGACCGAACCCTGATGCAAAAAATTTCGGATTGACTCATAACCCTGCCGAAGATGTAGGTGCGCTAGAGAACGTGTACACCGGCGATACAGAGTCCCTCCAGCAGCCCGAACTGATGGAGCTTTTGCTGCACCTGGATATGCTGCCAGAGCATCAGCGGGCCATAGCCCTAGCACCGATCTACCTTGGTGGTCAGCGACTGAAAATGCTGCTCGATTTGCGCTGGGAGCATGTAGATGAGCAGGGTATGTTCGTTTTCGACAAGAAGGGCAACCGTACAGAGCCGCACCCGCATTTCCTGCCGTTCACCCCCCGAATACTTGAAATCATGGCTCCGCTTTTAGAAACACGGTTCAGCGATCTCGGCCCCTTCGCATTGTCCCAGAAGCTAGTTGGCACTTCGTACGCCAGTAAATTCTACAGCGGTGCCGGTACGACGCTGAGCGAAGCGGGTAAGACAAGGTACTTCAGCTGGAAAGAAGTGAGGGCAACTGCTGAGTCGGTCCTTGCTGGCCTGGGCGTAGCGAAAGAGACAAGGGCACATCTACTCTCTCACGGACGCACTGATGTGCAAGACAAGCACTATGACCGCAACGTGTATCTGCGAGAAAAAATCGATGCGCTGGAGGCCTGGTGTCAGTTTCTCGACAACGTGAAGAAAGGGGTTTTCCGCACTGACATTAAGATCGTGAGGCTGTCAGAGATCCGACCATCCCAACCAAAGCCCGCCAAATGA
- a CDS encoding tetratricopeptide repeat-containing response regulator, with protein MLAYHQKSFLIVDDFSDFRSSVRSMLRELGVKDVDTADTGEVALRMCSQKRYDFILQDYHLGDGRKNGQQVLEDLMVEKLISHESVFLMVTAETSQAMVLSALEHEPDAYLTKPFNRSGLAQRLERLEQRKTLLKPILQALDRGKPMEVLNACIALCKQDPRYGPLCLRYRADALRDLNQNEALERLYNSIIADRPLPWAYAGLGKLLFKRGQIGEAKAVYEKALKVFPMMPALYDGMADVLVAEGDTKQAQNILEEAVRLSPLAVRRQSLLGKLAMTNEDYETASKAYRQAVGQGAQSRFKDPESNLGLAHALISKGSEKGLDTRTRLEINTTLSAVAKDNPSDPGLQVRARLMKATSLLLNDAETAEKLTEQALQRLDGMEQFMSAEAALLVAKQLQMLGQTSAGESMLKNCAEIYGDDPAVMQGIAKLTDDPNILNQGNAAAELNREGVRVYKTGALPEARELFRRALKMQPKNISIALNMAQSLLHGTDTSVESELLQECRACLKLVGMMPDTDARHARYQKLRSKAFGDE; from the coding sequence ATGCTGGCGTACCACCAAAAAAGTTTTCTGATCGTCGATGATTTCTCGGATTTCCGCAGCTCCGTTCGGTCGATGTTGCGGGAGTTGGGCGTCAAGGACGTGGACACCGCCGACACCGGTGAAGTGGCACTGCGCATGTGCTCGCAAAAGCGTTATGACTTCATCTTGCAGGATTATCACCTGGGTGACGGGCGCAAGAACGGCCAGCAGGTGCTGGAAGACCTGATGGTCGAGAAGTTGATCAGCCATGAGAGCGTCTTTCTCATGGTGACTGCCGAGACCAGCCAGGCAATGGTGCTCAGTGCCCTGGAACATGAGCCGGATGCGTACCTGACCAAACCATTCAATCGCTCCGGCCTGGCCCAGCGGTTGGAGCGCCTGGAGCAGCGCAAGACGTTGCTCAAGCCGATCCTGCAGGCGCTCGATCGCGGCAAGCCGATGGAAGTGCTCAATGCTTGCATCGCCCTGTGCAAGCAGGACCCGCGCTACGGGCCGCTGTGCCTGCGTTATCGGGCCGATGCGCTGCGCGACCTGAATCAGAACGAGGCCCTTGAGCGGTTGTACAACTCCATCATCGCTGATCGCCCGTTGCCATGGGCTTATGCGGGGTTGGGAAAATTGCTGTTCAAGCGCGGGCAGATCGGCGAAGCCAAGGCTGTCTATGAAAAAGCCCTGAAAGTCTTCCCGATGATGCCGGCCCTGTATGACGGCATGGCCGATGTGCTGGTGGCCGAGGGCGACACGAAGCAAGCCCAGAACATATTGGAAGAAGCGGTGCGCCTGTCGCCGTTGGCGGTGCGTCGGCAATCCCTGTTGGGCAAGTTGGCGATGACCAACGAGGATTACGAGACCGCGTCCAAAGCCTATCGCCAGGCGGTTGGGCAGGGCGCGCAATCGCGATTCAAGGATCCGGAAAGCAACCTTGGCCTGGCCCATGCCTTGATCAGCAAGGGCAGCGAAAAGGGCCTCGACACCCGGACTAGGCTCGAAATCAATACCACGCTCAGCGCGGTTGCAAAGGACAACCCCAGCGATCCGGGCCTGCAGGTTCGAGCGCGGCTGATGAAAGCAACGAGCCTGTTGCTCAACGATGCCGAAACCGCCGAGAAGCTCACCGAGCAAGCCTTGCAGCGTCTCGATGGCATGGAACAATTCATGAGCGCCGAAGCAGCGTTGCTGGTGGCCAAGCAGTTGCAGATGCTCGGCCAGACCAGTGCCGGCGAGTCGATGCTCAAGAACTGCGCGGAAATCTACGGTGATGATCCGGCCGTGATGCAGGGCATCGCCAAGCTCACCGACGATCCGAATATCCTCAACCAGGGCAACGCCGCCGCCGAGCTGAACCGCGAAGGCGTGCGCGTCTACAAGACCGGCGCATTGCCCGAGGCGCGGGAGCTGTTCCGGCGTGCCCTGAAGATGCAACCGAAGAACATCAGTATTGCCCTGAATATGGCGCAATCCCTGCTGCACGGCACTGATACCAGCGTGGAATCGGAGTTGCTGCAGGAGTGTCGCGCCTGCCTGAAACTGGTGGGCATGATGCCCGACACCGATGCGCGTCATGCGCGTTATCAGAAACTGCGGAGCAAGGCATTTGGCGATGAATGA
- a CDS encoding sensor histidine kinase, with amino-acid sequence MNDSEQALDFSTVIASTVHDMKNSLTLLMQAHTQWLERLPEPERQTSEQGVIEFEFAHLNGLLVQLLGLYKLGVNQLPLHPAYHELDDFIEAQLAGHQDVFRSRGIMATYEVDPLSPLGFFDRELIASVLDNMINNAIRHGRQALLISVSDEAGQLVLTINDDGEGYPAEMIERQAEYVQGINHSSGSTGLGLYFAARIAALHQRGGLSGRTEIANGGVLGGGVFRLYLP; translated from the coding sequence ATGAATGACAGCGAACAGGCGCTCGATTTTTCCACGGTGATCGCGTCTACCGTGCATGACATGAAAAACTCCCTGACCTTGCTCATGCAGGCCCACACGCAATGGCTCGAGCGCTTGCCGGAGCCTGAGCGGCAGACCTCGGAGCAGGGCGTGATCGAGTTCGAGTTTGCCCACCTCAATGGCCTGCTGGTGCAGTTGCTCGGGTTGTACAAGCTGGGTGTCAATCAGCTGCCGCTGCATCCGGCCTACCACGAGCTGGATGACTTCATTGAAGCGCAATTGGCCGGTCATCAGGATGTATTCCGCAGTCGCGGGATCATGGCCACCTATGAGGTCGATCCGCTGAGCCCGTTGGGTTTCTTCGATCGCGAGCTGATTGCTTCGGTGCTCGACAACATGATCAACAACGCCATTCGCCACGGGCGCCAGGCGTTGTTGATCAGCGTGAGCGACGAGGCCGGGCAGTTGGTGCTGACGATCAATGACGACGGCGAAGGCTATCCGGCCGAGATGATCGAGCGTCAGGCCGAATACGTGCAAGGCATCAACCACAGCAGTGGCAGCACTGGGCTGGGCTTGTATTTCGCCGCCAGGATCGCCGCGCTGCACCAGCGCGGCGGCTTGAGCGGGCGTACCGAGATTGCCAACGGCGGTGTGCTGGGCGGTGGAGTGTTCAGGCTTTATCTACCCTGA